The bacterium genome has a window encoding:
- the aroF gene encoding 3-deoxy-7-phosphoheptulonate synthase has protein sequence MIVVMKKGATEDEIQNVVGRIQELGCTENVMRGVERVVIAALGEERGKNMTEVLQVLAGVENVMPVLKPYQLASGEGRPERSIVDVNGVQFGGPKIVVVAGPCSVESRDQILASADAVKSGGGHVLRGGAFKPRTSPYSFQGMGEEGLKLLAEAREKTGLPIQTEVMDSEDIDLVADYADILQIGARNIQNFSLLKKVGKTKRAIYLKRGMATTIEELLMSAEYIMSQGNSRVILCERGIRTFETATRNTLDISAVPVLKEQTHLPISVDPSHAAGVWRFVGDLAKAAVAVGADSLMIEVHPDPATAMSDGPQSLKPKRFAQLMQDLAPFAKAAGRTI, from the coding sequence ATGATTGTTGTCATGAAAAAAGGCGCCACCGAGGATGAGATCCAGAACGTGGTGGGGCGAATCCAGGAACTCGGCTGTACGGAGAACGTCATGCGCGGCGTCGAGCGCGTCGTCATCGCGGCCCTCGGCGAGGAGCGCGGCAAGAACATGACCGAGGTTCTTCAGGTCCTCGCGGGCGTGGAAAACGTCATGCCGGTCCTCAAGCCCTACCAGCTGGCCAGCGGTGAGGGGCGGCCCGAGCGCTCCATCGTGGATGTGAACGGAGTCCAGTTCGGAGGCCCGAAGATCGTCGTGGTGGCGGGCCCCTGCTCGGTCGAGAGCCGCGATCAGATTCTCGCCTCGGCCGATGCAGTCAAGTCAGGCGGCGGACATGTTTTGCGCGGCGGCGCTTTCAAGCCCCGCACCTCGCCTTACAGCTTTCAGGGAATGGGCGAGGAGGGTCTGAAGCTTCTAGCCGAGGCGCGCGAGAAGACGGGCCTCCCGATCCAGACCGAGGTGATGGACTCCGAGGACATCGACCTGGTGGCCGACTACGCCGACATTCTCCAAATCGGCGCGCGGAACATCCAGAACTTTTCCCTGCTGAAAAAAGTGGGGAAAACCAAGCGGGCCATCTACCTCAAGCGGGGGATGGCGACGACGATCGAGGAACTCCTCATGTCGGCCGAGTACATCATGAGCCAGGGGAACTCCCGGGTGATCCTCTGTGAGCGGGGGATCCGCACCTTCGAGACAGCGACCCGGAATACCCTTGATATTAGCGCAGTTCCGGTCCTCAAGGAGCAGACACACCTGCCCATTTCGGTCGATCCCAGCCATGCGGCGGGGGTTTGGCGCTTTGTCGGGGATTTGGCCAAGGCGGCCGTCGCCGTCGGGGCGGACAGCCTGATGATCGAAGTTCACCCCGATCCCGCGACGGCGATGTCGGACGGGCCGCAGTCGCTCAAGCCCAAGCGCTTCGCGCAGCTCATGCAGGATCTGGCGCCTTTCGCCAAAGCGGCCGGCCGGACGATCTGA
- a CDS encoding acyl-CoA dehydrogenase family protein, which produces MSPQTDAPLQFDLDEPQQMLRKMVRDLSEKYIAPRAADIDENEEYPEDIFQLLKEHQLLGVFLPEEYGGGGMGFLGGSIVIEEMARFCSNSGLLIVLAMLSTRVIHLSGTEEQKNKYLTGIAKGELRGSYALTEPHAGSDAGNIRTRAVLEGDEWVINGQKAFCSGPDKADFITVAAKTDPNAGTRGITYFLVPTDTPGFSIARHERKMGTKGISTCVLDFDNVAVPKENQIGELNRGFKSAMLGFNQMRPAIGARAVGLAQGCLDYAANYAKEREAFGQAIAHFQGIQFMLADMFMEIEAARLLVYRAAALVDAGFGDKDHARYFSAAKAYASDMAMKVAIDSIQVLGGAGYMKDHPLERLMRDAKQIQIVEGTSQIQRIIIARNLLGL; this is translated from the coding sequence GTGAGCCCGCAGACAGACGCCCCGCTTCAGTTCGACCTCGACGAACCCCAGCAAATGCTCCGGAAAATGGTCCGCGACCTTTCGGAGAAATACATCGCGCCGCGCGCCGCGGATATCGACGAAAACGAGGAATACCCCGAGGACATCTTCCAGCTGCTCAAGGAACACCAGCTGCTGGGGGTTTTTCTGCCCGAGGAATACGGCGGGGGGGGCATGGGCTTCCTCGGGGGCTCCATCGTCATCGAGGAGATGGCCCGCTTCTGCTCGAACAGCGGCCTCCTCATCGTCCTCGCCATGCTCTCCACCCGGGTCATCCATCTGAGCGGCACCGAAGAGCAAAAGAACAAATACTTGACCGGCATCGCCAAGGGCGAGCTCCGGGGCTCCTACGCCCTGACCGAGCCCCACGCGGGCTCGGACGCCGGGAACATCCGCACCCGCGCCGTCCTCGAGGGGGACGAGTGGGTCATCAACGGACAAAAGGCGTTCTGCAGCGGCCCCGACAAAGCCGACTTCATCACCGTCGCCGCCAAGACCGACCCGAACGCCGGAACGCGGGGGATCACCTACTTCCTCGTCCCGACCGACACGCCGGGCTTCTCCATCGCCCGCCATGAGCGGAAGATGGGCACCAAGGGCATCTCCACCTGCGTCCTCGATTTCGACAACGTGGCGGTTCCGAAAGAGAACCAGATCGGGGAGCTGAACCGCGGCTTCAAATCGGCCATGCTCGGCTTCAACCAGATGCGCCCGGCCATCGGCGCCCGCGCCGTCGGCCTCGCCCAGGGCTGCCTCGACTACGCGGCGAATTACGCCAAGGAGCGCGAGGCCTTCGGCCAGGCGATCGCCCACTTTCAGGGCATCCAGTTCATGCTCGCCGACATGTTCATGGAGATCGAGGCGGCCCGGCTGCTCGTCTACCGCGCCGCCGCCCTGGTGGACGCCGGATTCGGAGACAAGGACCACGCCCGCTACTTCTCCGCCGCCAAGGCCTACGCCTCCGACATGGCGATGAAGGTCGCCATCGATTCGATCCAGGTCCTCGGCGGGGCGGGCTACATGAAGGACCATCCCCTCGAGCGGCTCATGCGCGACGCCAAGCAGATCCAGATCGTCGAGGGCACCAGCCAGATCCAGCGCATCATCATCGCGCGGAATCTGCTGGGGCTCTGA